The window CGTTGTGAAACGATTTTACCACTAATGGTATATTGACCAGGATCTAACTCTGAAAGATCCATATTGAAAGATCGTGTGATAGTGGTATAAACCGAATTTGTGGTTGTAGTTTCCCAAATTTTTTCTCCAGTATCATCCGTCACTTGCAGGCTAATAGATCCTACAAAAGGCGCATTGCCTAATTGTTTCATACTTACTGCAATTTGTCCGGTGTCGTCTTCGCGGTCAAAATCTACTGATGAAACTTCGACTCCCGTTTGGGCATCTTGTGTACGATAGTGTGCCGCTATTACCTGGTTCACAACTAAATTAATTTGAGCACCAACTTCTCCCTCTTCAACCGACTCGATTGGGGGAGATACTGGGTTTGACCGAATTTTCACACGTGACCAGTAGCCACCAGGATCCAGGTTATTAGGCGGACGTGAGACAAAGCGAACGGTTTGACGCTGATTGGGTTGTAGAGTAAAATTCTGGGGGAATATTTTGACCCAGTCTGCAATAGACTTTTTTTCTGCCATTACTGAATCATTAACGACAGTAAGGTTTCCATCTTGTGTTGTTGGATAACCAAATTCAGTGCTTATGGAAATTTCCTGAGCTTGCTGCCCACCATTACTGATGGTAAGTGAACCAAAACGATTTTGATTGTCAAAGAATAGAGAAGTAGGGGCAATACTAACCTGTGCTATGGATTGTGAAGCAAAGATCAGACAAAAAAAGGAAATAAAAAATATTGTAGCTTTTTTAATGTCGGCAGATACGAATAATGTCATGATTGATAATATTTGATCCCGATAAGTCAGCTACAATATATAGAAAGTTAATTTGTATAAAAAAAGCCCCAGATAATTAAATCTGGAGCTTTTGTGAATCAAGCTTGAATTTAAAGGTCATAAGAAATAGTAACAGCCACGTCTCCATCACCAAAGCCAGAGGTATAAGTGTCTGCTGGTAAATCACCAGTTGTGCTCTTACCTGTTAATTGTCCGCCAAAAATTAGAGTGGTAAGTCCACTCCCGTCAAGAGTAACATTTCCAGCAGTTCCATTATTACTTGATATATCAGTACCACCACCTGATGTGACGTTACCACCAACGGATCCTACTTCAATTGTCCATTCTATTGTTTCTGGATTTCCATCTCTACCTAAATTTGTTGTATTGCTACCTCCATTCCATTCTACGGTAACACTTTGGTCAGGTTCTCCACTTGTTACATGAACATAACCTAATTGACCAGCCCCATCGGTATTTGAGGTATTACCATTTGTTACATCTAAAGTTGGAGTACTTGCCAGAGAAGGATCTATATTTCCAAAATTAACATCTTGAGCCACGTCTGTTGCAATATTAGTAATTACTTGAGCTGTAGCTGAAATATTTTCAGATTGTCCCAAAGCACTTCCGCTAAATGCCAAAACGAAAGCTAAAACCGAAAGAATAGAGATTGACCGTTTCATAGATAGTATTGTTTTGTTGTGAATAATAACCGTGTAGTTTCTTTGTTTCACCTCAAAATTAACGAGATTCTAAGAGGCTTAAAATTAAGTTCTATTAATTAAGAGCCTTTTAATCTGCATTAACGAGCGTTAATGTTGAGGGGTATTTTTATCCCGTATTTTGAAATAGAGTAATTCGATAGATGATTAATTACACAAATAAAATAGCCGTAATAAGCTTTCTAAAAGCCGCTTTAAACTAAAGGATAGGCGGAGCTTCACAAATTATAAATCATTAATATTTTGCAGGATGAATTAAAATTCATCTGAAAGAGGATTTGGTATTATGGTGGCTAAGAATTTCCCTAAATGTATTCTACACTTAATACAATTTGATTGGAATACGTACCATCGGGAACGTCGTTTATATCAATAGTACCATACATAAAAATGTAGATAGCGTTCCAGGGGCCAGGTCCTGGATTGGGTTCTACCTTGATATTGCTGACTGCTTCGGGGAGGGGAAAAGAATCTTCATGATTTTGCATAGAAAATCCATATCGTGCAAATAATTCTAAAGGAATAGTTTCTTCTATGGCAGGGTTATCATGGTTCAAGAGGGTGGGCTTATCTAAGGTGACTAATAATAATTGATTTTCGAGGGCTGTAATACTAAAAATCCCCATATTAACACTGCCAAATTCAATCATGCGTCGACCACTGTTGGTGCTAAGCGTACCAAAGTTTAGGGATTGTTCGGTTTGGGCGGTAATTTCAGCATCAATATCTAATCGAAGGTCAATAAACTGGGCTGATGTTTTATTTGCTTGTAACAAGCAAAGCAGGAGTGCCAGGCCAAATATTTTTAAGGTTAAAGCTTGGGATATGTTGTTGTCATCAATCATAGCTCACGGTGACTGTGATATTTCCGGTATAGCTGTCAGCAGAAGTGCCTTCAGGCACAGTTATATCTCCATATAAATACAAGTAAAAGGTTTCATAAAGTGGATTCGAATAATCAGTTCTGGGATCTAAATCAGTGGCATTAGTGGGTGGTGTGGGGGGCGGGTTAGGTGGTTGGCTTTGTCGCTCAAGAATGGGAGTACGAATGTTAAAAGCATCATTCATTACATTGATATACTTGAGAGGAATGCTGGCAGGATCTTTGACATCCCCCAACTGATTGCTATAGGCTGCTTTGAGGGTAAAGTCAATGGCATCGCCCGTATTATTTCCAATCATATTATCATCAGCAGTTACATCAACGTAAATATCGAGGTACTTAACTCCCACAATTTCTATGATGGTAAAATTACCTTCGTGGATGTCGAGTGAGTATGTGCTGCCATCAGCAATAATGGGGCCTACTTGATTAAAGTTTAAATCTTGTGGGCTGTTAATGATTTCTAACCCGTAGTCGGCATAAGCGCTGAAATTGATTTGCTGGGCCTGTGCCGAGACCGTAAATAAAAAGCATGTTAATATGGAAAAGAGAAATTTCATAGCCATTAGATATATTCAATATCTACTGTAAATTCGCCTTCGTAATTTCCGGGAGTTGCAGTAGATATATCTACGTTACCCCCAATCCATAAATAAAATTGTCCCTGCTCGTTAAATTCAAAATCACGATTTTCTCTATTGAGCAGTTCAGCCGTTGATTGATCGTCCTCTGTGTTACCCGCAATTTGGTAATTAAATATGAGGGTTTCTGAGCCCTGACGTCGGGTTAACTCACGTTGCTCAAGGTAGCTAATACGTATGTCTGAATTAGGCGTGCCAATGGCAATCATCTTGCCGGCATTTGAACTATTTTGCGGATCAATAGTGATGCGATCATTGTCATTTTCAGCTTGAGACAGGTTCATTGATTGGATGGTGATCATTTCGATACTGCTAATGACTTGGGCAGATACGTTGATCGAAACCTCTGAATTTGAATTGTTATTTTGTGATAGGGCTAAACTTGGCAGAAACAGGAAAAGCCATAACAATCCCCAAAGTAGAAAATGTAAATGTTTGTTCATGATATTAAGCCGCTGAGCCGTTTTACAAATTTATTATCCAAACGCAGATAACATGTATTTCTCTGAAACTGTATCCAAAAATAAAAAATGCAGAGGAGAGGTACCCTCTGCATTAGTAAATCTTAAGCTAAATAAGTGGATTCTAAATGTGTTTCTATCTTAAAAAATTTTATCAATTATACATACTGACAAGTTTTGTTTCACTCCCACTTGTCTGAAGTTTTTCGTTAACATTATTTAGGGCATCACTACTATAACGAATATCGGGATTTCCACTATAAACCCCTTCTGGATCCTCCTCTACATCAATACTGGAATTATCCGCAAAGATTACTGATCCATAAATTTGGGGCGATCCACTTAATTTCAAATTTCCCTTGATAATAATTAGTCCATAGTAACTCATGTCTCCTGTTAGTTGAAGCGATCCGCCCGCTTCAACAATCAGAATGCCAGCACCTTCTGCACTACTACCATAACTTTCGTTACCACTTACTGTTATAATTTTTGGTGATGATCTGGAACCCAGATCACCATTGTATGGTTCAGCAGAAGGCACGTATTTATTTGCAATTTCGTCATTCCAAACTTGTCCATCTAATTCAGGATCTTCATTATATCTGGGTGACCCTTCGATATAATCGCCTCCTACTTCATTACTATTTCCGCTGAAATTAAAGGTTTCACCCTCACTATTTATTCCAGTTACACCAGATTTATAACTATCTTGGTCCCCATTAGGGGCACTTGCATCCATATCATAATTTCTGCCATCTATCTGAGGAGGATTTCCATTGATTTGGACCTGCGTACCATCGCCATAGACCCCCATAGCACCAGGTATTTGAGATAAGTCAATGGCTTCTCCGGTGGATACTGTTGCAAATATCTTATTGCTTGTATTATTTACTGTTGCAGTTACAGTTAGTTTAATATTGTTAGAACTTGGGATGTCAGACCAAAAATATTCAATGGTACCACCATCTATTGTTTTGGTTATTTTGCTATTTTTTTCCCAGCTGGGATTCTCACTTAGTTCATTAATCCCAAATTCAATACCTGTGCGAGTCATATTTTGGGTCATAGCCTGTTCTGCGGTATTAACTGATTGCTTGGTCATAGCCTTGCGCTGACTGGTCATTCCCATAAACGTATATCCCAAGGCTACAAGTAAGCCCATTACGATAATTAACATTGGTCTGCCCATGATAGTGTACCTCTATAAACTTAAGTTGATTGGTCTAAACTCTCTATTCCAGTTTGTTTTGATATAATCAGGATCAGATGAACCCATTCCACCTATTTGCTCAGGACTTCGTACAGTTATTGATATATCAATAAAACGAATACTATTTCGTTTGCTCTGGTCATTTCCCTCCAGTTTAGAGATAGTGCTGATACCAATAATATCTCTATTGTTATCGAGGTACGCCATGTTGAAGTCAGTAATACTCCAATTAAAGGTGGTTTCATCCCCATTCAGGGTTCGAATCAGTCGATTGTTTGATGCGTCGTGTTTCCATTGGATTACATCCTGTGTTCCATCGTTATTAATATCCGTTTTAAATTCGATAAATCCTTCCCGGGCATCGGTAATGGGATCATCATATGGACCGCCTTGACTGTAAGCAATATTTGAAATGTCTTTTTCTAAAACTTCTGCAATAGTTCCCGCTCGTTGTTGTATCATTTGCCGCATCGTCAATGTGGTAGAGCTCTGAGAAACATTCATATTCATGCTCAGGATACTCAGCAATAAAATACCTGCAATAATAAAGCTTGTTGTTAGACCGAGATTCATGTTGTTACCCTCTGTTATTGTTAATAATAACGGCGTAAGTACGGTATTTTAATTTCAATATAATCTCCGTTTCCATCTTTCAGATAGTCACTGGTTATTGTAACTACCATTTTTTTGAATTCGGTATAAGGAGTTCCGGTTGTTCCAGATGCCATATCATAATTAGGGGAGTTTACATACTTCACATCTATATTGACTTGAAAAGCTCCATCACCAGAACCCGGTTCCCAATCTACAGATTCTGACCATGTGTGATAGTCATCAAAGTCATTGAAACTTTCTGGTGAACTCTCACCAGTACCTGGCCCACAAGCTGAAAATCCTTCTGGTACTTGCGAAGGTGTACCTGATGCAGTATTAGCATCAAAGGGAAGGGCGCGTGCCCTGTCGATGTAACTTTGAGCAATAGTGATAGCTCTCTTTTCTGCTTCACTTTCAACTACATGCTGACTGTTAAGAAATATCAGTTTATTTGAGGTCAGCAGAATAAGGGAAAACAGCACCATTGCTGCCATTGTTTGTAACACTTCACTGTATCCAACCATAGCCAATCGTATTAATAGTGATTTATAATAGGATCATTGTACGGAAAAGAACACGTTGAACAATTATCCACTTGTAATATTATAATATCTGCAAATGAGATGTGATTAAATTTCATTAATGATAACAGTATGTTAACGTATTGACTTATAGACGATTAAGGATATTCTACGTCTTTATCTACAAGAGGAGGGAATAGAGCTGATGTTACGGATTAATAATTATGATGGATGTAGAATATTAGATTTTAATAATAGCTTATTTTCACCATGCAAAACTATTGAAGTATAAAGCATCCAGCTCCCGATCTCCTGATTGTAGTTGAATTTGACGAGACATTTGCTCAGTTATTTTCTTGGATGGGGTAGCAATTATATAATTAAATTGTAGGGTTTGGCCGATTGCTGATGATGGAAAGTTGACAGTCGCTTCAAAAACACTATCGGTGGGAGCCTTATCTTCTAAATAAACTTTTCTTGAATTCGTCAAAGGAAATATATTTCCCTTTACGTATATTTTGTCTCTTTTAGGCACAAAAATACTGTCTTTGAGCTGTGGTTCTAAGTTCACTTGAAAGGTAACTTTGTTTTGTGCTTTAGCATCAACTGTTATCAGAATAAATAAAAACAGGATTAATGCTGAAGTTCTAGATATTATTTTCTGTGAAAAAGATTTAAACATATTTTCGAGGTATTTCATAACATTTCTACAGGTTTTTCTTTCCAATATACTTCTGAAAAAACACTGACTCGGGGATAGAAAGGAGGATTAATTTGCATCAATCGGCTATCATATGAATACGATTTGCTAAACCCCGATTGAATTTCGCCATTTCCAAATGTACCAACAGGTCCGCGTTCTTTCTGTTGTAATCCCCCAACAAGTTTCAACGTACCTCTTGAATCACCAAAGCGATAGTTTTCAACCTTGAATGATTTATCAAGAGTCATGATTGAACCATGAATTTCTAAATCTTTTGACCCGGTATCTTTATGGGCATCTTTATCTATAATAACTTCTTTTTCACTAACCAGCCCTAATAGATCTGATGCATTAGTATTTTTAGTCGGGTCAGTGGAATAGGTTAAGTCACCCGTAATTTCAATATCGTCCTCTGAATGTAACGTTATTTGGCCCTTAAGTTTTCCCTTTGTATAAATCTTTTGAGAAGATGAAATAACCCCATTGTAGTTATCGAGGTCATATGTTATAGTATTTCCCCAACTATTTCCCTGACGTTCAGAAATTGCTGCAGTCCCATTATTTTTGAATTCAACAAAAATTTCTCCACTAAAACTAAGACCTCCGTTTTGAGCTTCACTCTTTAATTCGTTCAGTTGACTTGCATCTGGCATCTCGATTTCATGCGAATCAAAATTGGCCCCGCCATTAAATTGCGGGTCGTTTTGATATCCCGAATGCCCTTGCCAGTTGTTGGGACTTGAAACAAAACCTTCAAAAACAGGAGAGCCAGCAATTTTTAATTGGCCGTTGGTATGAACAGGACCTTCCATAACATCACCGTCAAAAAAGTAAATATTGGAGGGTTCATGGTCAGTAAAATAGGTATACCTTGAAAATGAGTTTTTAGTAACAGCAACTTCAGTAATAGCCTCGGCCTGTTTGTTTTTAGCAGTGCTTACAAGTAGGGCAGTATATTGATCCCAGTTTTCTATGTTGTGGTTTGGCGGTATGTCTGGGTTATTTTTGTTATAGTCCTCATAGTCAAAAATTTCTAACGTTACTTCAGCACCCATAAAATCATTAGATGAGAATCCTTCATCCCAATTCTGATTGTTTTCAAGCTCACGTATTCCGTATTCCATAGCACTGTTTGCAACATTTTGTGCATCTGCTTCTTGATGATAATTGACAGTTCTTTCAGGGAAAAGCACCAGCCGGTTAGTTATAGATTTTTGAATCATACCTACAATAATAACAAGGCCACCAACAAGAATTAACAATCCGCGTCCCATAGTGTCTTAGGTTATTTGTTTAGATTTTCTACTTGCAGATTATTAGGAACAATCAGTTTTTCCCACGCGGCTTTGGTATAGTACGTTTGCCCACCGTTCTTCGATACCGGTTCAGGGGATTCGCATATAACTTTAATTCGCAGACTTTTTATTTCATTTTTATCTGTGGTAACTGTAGTTCCCTGGATATCGCTGTATCCAGTAATTGAAAAGTCTACAACTTGAAACCGCGATGGTTTTGACCCACCAGAAGTATCAATAGGCCCATTTCTTTGAAGGATACGATCTGAAGGGTTTGAGGTACTCTTTACTTGTACATTCTCCTTAAAATGCCATATCACTTCTGCTGTCCCTTCATCGTAGACATCAGCACTGAAGTTGATAAAATGGGGAGGGTTAAAAGCCTTTATTTTACTGTTCTTTCCAAGACCTATCCGACTGAAATCATGTGCCACAATTTTCCGAATGGTCTCAATATGTGATTGGTCATTGAGGTCCATTGTAATTTCTGCGGAATTTTTCAGCATACTGTTATTTAATTGAAGCA of the Fodinibius sp. Rm-B-1B1-1 genome contains:
- a CDS encoding DUF4900 domain-containing protein, which encodes MGRGLLILVGGLVIIVGMIQKSITNRLVLFPERTVNYHQEADAQNVANSAMEYGIRELENNQNWDEGFSSNDFMGAEVTLEIFDYEDYNKNNPDIPPNHNIENWDQYTALLVSTAKNKQAEAITEVAVTKNSFSRYTYFTDHEPSNIYFFDGDVMEGPVHTNGQLKIAGSPVFEGFVSSPNNWQGHSGYQNDPQFNGGANFDSHEIEMPDASQLNELKSEAQNGGLSFSGEIFVEFKNNGTAAISERQGNSWGNTITYDLDNYNGVISSSQKIYTKGKLKGQITLHSEDDIEITGDLTYSTDPTKNTNASDLLGLVSEKEVIIDKDAHKDTGSKDLEIHGSIMTLDKSFKVENYRFGDSRGTLKLVGGLQQKERGPVGTFGNGEIQSGFSKSYSYDSRLMQINPPFYPRVSVFSEVYWKEKPVEML